The sequence below is a genomic window from Entelurus aequoreus isolate RoL-2023_Sb linkage group LG15, RoL_Eaeq_v1.1, whole genome shotgun sequence.
tggacacaccttctcattcaatgtgttttctttattttcatgactatttacattgtagattgtcactgaaggcatcaaaactatgaatgtaatgacgtggagttatgtactttaacaaaaaaaaaaaggtggaataactgaaaacatgttttatattctagtttcttcaaaatagccaccctttgctctgattactgctttgcacactcttggcattctcttgatgagctgcacctgaaatgattttcacttcacaggtgtcatagttttgatgccttcagtgacaatctacaatgtaaatagtcatgaaaataaaaaaaccgcattgaaatgagaaggtgtgtccaaacgtttggcctgtactgtatatctatatatataatatatattagtgtatttatatactgtgtaCAGTATATCACAATACTCTGCCCAGACACTATATAGCATTATGTTtgaaaaattatacaaaatagtGAAGCTAGAATATAAActatattaaaaatgtgtttttcaaatGGCATAAAAATGATGAAGAAAACATACACATATGTTCTATTTATATATTGATATGAGCCAATGAAATCCAATGCAAGacttaaaataaataactaagaaaataactaatttcacaatattCTATTATTATATTGATACCGTTTCTAACATTTTGAGCGTACGACATGCAGTTGTCATTATAATGCTGTACATTGATGCCACTcagccttttttttcttctatctaatactattttatttttgattcattcccGAGCACCGCAAGATGGCGCACGGGGCCCACTCGTGATCTTGTGGTGCAACTGCCACCACAGTCATACGCAATTATTCCATGTTATAGTTGTCTTTGTAAAGCATCTTATTGGATATACCTCAAGAAGATGACACCAATTGGTCATAAGATAAAATGTGATGCACTTACATAACAGACTTGATGTCGCAGGAGTTATTAATGGTCTGGAACGAGTAGCCCAGCAGTCTTTGGCATGACAATTTTCCCCGTAAAACCATGTTTTTCACACAGCAGCTGGCTGGAGTAAAATGTGCATttagataaaaaaacaacaacttatgtCTAGTTTTCTTTAATAGAGTCAAGGCTGGTCGGTCTCACCTGACTGCGTGCTGCCAGTGCAGATAATGAGCACGAGGAGCGCTGTCAAAGCTGTGCTGCGGCCTTCCATGCTTCAGGTGTTGTCGTCAGGTGTGCGTGAAATGTGTCAGTGGGAGCAATTGCCGCTCTTTTTAAGTAGGATGTCAGCAGGGCTTTGCCTGCGTGGTAGGCGTGCCTTCAGGCTTGTGCAATGGCGTGTTTGATTGTTGTCAACCTTGGGAGCGAGCCAGGAGTGAGCGCAGACAGTAATCCTCTTCCACCTGGGGTAGCCTTGTGTGGGTGTTGAGGAAtgacgaagaagaaaaaaaaaaatcagtccatGTTCCATGTTGCACTTTCTCCCACGCTATGCATGATTCAGGTTTCAACCAACATAGTACAGAAAAAAATAGTAGTTGCTATTCCCCCGGGGTGTGATACATTCAAGGggtcctgttatgcaaaaccaccCTTTCTTACCTATTCTCATCTGCTGTTGTGTATTCAGGATCTGCCTAAGTCCTAAAAAAATTGAAATCAAAGCATGGAGGCATTGCAGAAATGAAAGAAAGGAACTGTTGACAATTTTCCCAAGTGCgatgtcagcggattatccatatgtggtagagatttactcaaagggctttgcgcgagtccgacgCTGTAGTCAGTAAGTTCCTTGTTTTtccctatcctcttgttgtggggcagacttgctcgtacatgcacatgcgtccTTCACTGaagccatttctaataaaaagtagcgtatagttcaaatTGATATCCGTCAGCCAGGACTGAGCACAGATAGTAATCATCTTCAACCTGGGGTATCCTTGTGTAGGTGTTGAGAAATTACGAATaaaatgtgtatttgggatctgcttaagtcctaaaaaaaattgaaatcaaaccatggaggcattgcggaaatatttataaaacaatcttgccttccttcacacTTTCAAGAAACGAGCTGTTGACGTTTTTCCCAAGTGCGACATCAGCGGAATATCCATTTGTTAGAGATTTACTCAAAGGGCTCTGCACGAGTCCGCAATCGTAGTCCAATGCTGTAGTcagtaagttccttctttttccttATCCTttagttgtggggcagactggcttgtacatgcacatgcatcgtacactgttgccatttctaataaaaagtagcgtagACGTCAAATTGATATCCATCAGCCAGGACTGAGCGCAGATAGTAATCATCTTCAACCTGGGGTATCCTTGTTTAGGTGTTGAGAAATGACGAATaaaatgtgtatttgggatctgcctaAGTCCTAAAAAagattgaaatcaaaccatggaggcattg
It includes:
- the LOC133630554 gene encoding C-C motif chemokine 20-like — its product is MEGRSTALTALLVLIICTGSTQSASCCVKNMVLRGKLSCQRLLGYSFQTINNSCDIKSVIFHLPARFLCAEPTDSKTQKLMQCIDERKRKSTPIPQQGSTTTTAA